In Natronomonas halophila, one DNA window encodes the following:
- a CDS encoding nucleotide sugar dehydrogenase produces MSQQVGERTGLYGAAEDETAQRAAFTGGDVPVAVYGLGKMGLPLAAVYAAVSGNAIGVDIDEDVVQTINNGDCHIKREPGLSELVTDMVEDGAFRATTDSAAAAEEAAVHVLMVPTLLTDEQKPDLAALLSAVRDVGAGLSPGDLVVVESTVPPRTTTDLVVPLLAETSGLSPEEFGAAACPERTVSGQALADIRGTHPKVVGGVDAESTRAAALIYDEISDNRIVETTDATTAEAVKVFEGVYRDVNIALANQLAKYSRPMDIDVNEAIDVANTQPFCEIHTPGPGVGGHCIPVYPYFLTGAFDVDDPLLPTARDINDGMADYTVSMLRHVLDTEGVAPADSRVLLLGMTYKANIEELRNAPSLPIARLLREEGSTVLAADPMLDDWDDLDVERVALPDVYEQDVDAVVVVTPHDEFADLDWAAFDAPILDGRRAVDAGSADVPVYSIGGRWP; encoded by the coding sequence ATGAGCCAGCAGGTCGGCGAACGCACGGGCCTGTACGGGGCCGCCGAGGACGAAACCGCCCAGCGAGCGGCGTTCACCGGCGGTGACGTACCGGTCGCCGTCTACGGCCTCGGGAAGATGGGCCTGCCGCTGGCGGCTGTCTATGCGGCCGTCTCCGGGAACGCCATCGGCGTCGACATCGACGAGGACGTCGTGCAGACCATCAACAACGGCGACTGCCATATCAAACGGGAACCCGGACTCTCGGAACTCGTCACTGACATGGTCGAGGACGGCGCCTTCCGGGCGACGACGGATTCGGCCGCGGCCGCCGAGGAGGCCGCCGTCCACGTCCTCATGGTGCCGACGCTGTTGACCGACGAACAGAAACCCGACCTCGCGGCGCTTCTGTCGGCGGTCCGGGACGTGGGCGCGGGACTGTCGCCCGGCGACCTCGTCGTCGTCGAATCGACGGTGCCGCCGCGAACGACGACCGACCTCGTCGTCCCCCTGCTGGCCGAGACGAGCGGCCTCTCCCCCGAGGAGTTCGGCGCCGCCGCCTGCCCCGAACGAACCGTCAGCGGGCAGGCGCTGGCCGACATTCGCGGGACCCATCCGAAGGTGGTCGGCGGCGTCGACGCCGAAAGCACCCGCGCCGCGGCGCTCATCTACGACGAAATCAGCGATAATCGCATCGTCGAGACCACCGACGCGACGACCGCGGAGGCCGTCAAGGTCTTCGAGGGCGTCTACCGGGACGTCAACATCGCGCTGGCGAACCAACTGGCGAAGTACTCCCGGCCGATGGACATCGACGTCAACGAGGCCATCGACGTCGCCAACACACAGCCGTTCTGTGAGATTCACACCCCCGGCCCCGGCGTCGGCGGCCATTGCATCCCGGTGTACCCGTACTTCCTCACCGGCGCCTTCGACGTCGACGACCCCCTCCTTCCGACTGCCCGAGACATCAACGACGGGATGGCCGACTACACCGTATCGATGCTCCGGCACGTCCTCGATACGGAGGGCGTCGCCCCGGCCGATTCCCGTGTCCTCCTGCTGGGGATGACCTACAAGGCCAACATCGAGGAACTCCGGAACGCCCCGTCGCTGCCCATCGCCCGACTGCTCCGGGAAGAGGGGTCGACGGTGCTCGCCGCGGACCCGATGTTGGACGACTGGGACGACCTCGACGTCGAACGGGTCGCCCTCCCGGACGTCTACGAGCAGGACGTCGACGCCGTCGTCGTGGTGACGCCACACGACGAGTTCGCCGACCTCGATTGGGCGGCCTTCGACGCGCCGATTCTCGACGGCCGACGGGCGGTCGATGCGGGGTCGGCGGACGTCCCCGTCTACTCCATCGGCGGGAGGTGGCCGTAG
- a CDS encoding DegT/DnrJ/EryC1/StrS family aminotransferase codes for MQQDEPSSVERLLERATGSEGWDRPRRFRHVPAAVTPLGPADIAAGVAGQLSAAGRDEFRNDIGAFLDATAVGTYTSFRRALGACLLELDAKTAEDRTEVLIPAFCSLDFPDAIEGVGLDFTRYDVDPETMALDMDAIQALPTDDTLAIVAVNVLGYGSSMDEIESYCRDNDIFLVEALGYALGAEYEGDRLGTFGDCSVLNFQQGKPIPVGGGMVVSRNDDLEFADEGRPAVSPNLGVLSGYAAFGHPRLFYVYSQASDWLDRFSGDDNRFSTHPEAKFGVPYEPPFATLSNFQGAIASRVFDRLEDHRRQREHTARVYASELADCPGIRHVRPVDGLSKHQHVRYPILVDGTERRAELERRFAEAGIGTAALYDWPPLDAEEFPGAARLQDEILTLPTHPYVDAADRQRIVGIVRDVMGACRS; via the coding sequence ATGCAACAGGACGAACCCTCGTCGGTCGAACGCCTCCTCGAGAGAGCCACCGGCTCTGAAGGGTGGGACCGCCCGCGTCGCTTTCGGCACGTCCCCGCGGCGGTCACGCCGCTCGGTCCGGCCGACATCGCGGCCGGCGTCGCCGGCCAGCTGTCGGCGGCCGGCCGCGACGAGTTCCGCAACGATATCGGGGCGTTCCTCGATGCGACAGCCGTCGGGACCTACACCTCGTTTCGGCGCGCACTGGGTGCGTGTCTTCTGGAATTGGACGCGAAAACGGCCGAGGACCGAACCGAGGTGTTGATTCCGGCGTTCTGTAGCCTGGATTTCCCCGACGCAATCGAGGGCGTCGGGCTGGATTTCACCCGGTACGACGTCGACCCCGAGACGATGGCGCTGGACATGGACGCCATCCAGGCGCTGCCGACCGACGATACCCTCGCCATCGTCGCGGTCAACGTGTTGGGCTACGGTTCGTCGATGGACGAAATCGAATCGTACTGCCGTGACAACGACATCTTCCTCGTCGAAGCGCTGGGCTACGCGCTGGGCGCCGAATACGAGGGCGACCGCCTCGGCACGTTCGGTGACTGCTCGGTGCTGAACTTCCAGCAGGGCAAGCCGATTCCGGTCGGCGGCGGGATGGTCGTCTCCCGAAACGACGACCTCGAATTCGCCGACGAGGGGCGTCCCGCCGTTTCGCCGAACCTCGGCGTTCTGTCGGGCTATGCGGCGTTCGGTCACCCGCGACTGTTTTACGTCTACTCGCAGGCCAGCGACTGGCTCGACCGCTTCAGCGGCGACGATAACCGTTTTAGCACCCACCCGGAAGCCAAGTTCGGCGTCCCATACGAACCGCCGTTCGCGACCCTCTCGAACTTTCAGGGGGCCATCGCAAGCCGCGTGTTCGACCGACTCGAGGACCACCGACGCCAGCGGGAACACACCGCCCGCGTCTACGCGAGCGAACTGGCCGATTGTCCGGGAATCAGGCACGTCCGCCCCGTCGACGGCCTCTCGAAGCATCAGCACGTCCGCTACCCGATTTTGGTCGATGGCACCGAGCGTCGGGCCGAACTGGAACGGCGGTTCGCCGAGGCGGGCATCGGGACGGCCGCCCTCTACGATTGGCCGCCGCTGGACGCCGAGGAGTTCCCCGGCGCCGCGCGACTTCAGGACGAAATCCTCACGCTGCCGACCCACCCGTACGTCGATGCGGCCGACAGACAACGAATCGTCGGAATCGTCCGGGACGTAATGGGTGCCTGTCGGAGCTAA
- a CDS encoding Gfo/Idh/MocA family protein — protein sequence MTETNTSTQRLDAGVIGVGSMGQNHARVYSELRDANLVGVTDVDADQAATVAAEYGTQSMSRSELLDSVDVVSVAVPTPYHYETTLECIERGIDVLVEKPFVDDLDKGRDLAERAEAAGVTLQVGHIERFNPATRVLADIVPDLDVVAIDIDRLGPPLNRDNEDSVIMDLMVHDIDILLSLVDSEIESVSAAARDERHATVQFRFENESVAALTASRLTQEKVRKLSVTAISCRVNVDFISQTVEIHRRSLPEYIESDGDIRYRHESVVERPIVENGEPLKAELEAFIEAAREGTEPLVTAEDAIRVLEIATDIEEMALKPKRVVQ from the coding sequence ATGACCGAGACGAACACCTCCACCCAGCGGCTCGACGCCGGCGTCATCGGTGTCGGGTCGATGGGGCAGAACCACGCCCGGGTCTACAGCGAGCTGCGCGATGCCAACCTCGTCGGCGTTACGGACGTCGACGCGGACCAAGCCGCCACCGTCGCTGCCGAGTACGGTACCCAGTCGATGAGTCGCTCGGAACTTCTGGATTCCGTCGATGTGGTCTCGGTGGCCGTGCCGACGCCGTATCACTACGAGACGACACTGGAATGTATCGAGCGTGGCATCGACGTCCTCGTCGAGAAGCCGTTCGTCGACGACCTCGATAAGGGACGCGACCTCGCCGAGCGAGCGGAAGCGGCCGGCGTTACGCTACAGGTCGGCCACATCGAGCGGTTCAATCCCGCGACGCGCGTGCTCGCGGATATCGTCCCCGACCTCGACGTCGTCGCCATCGACATCGACCGCCTCGGCCCGCCCCTGAACCGGGACAACGAGGACAGCGTCATCATGGACCTGATGGTCCACGATATCGACATTCTGCTATCACTCGTCGACAGCGAAATCGAGTCGGTATCGGCGGCGGCCCGCGACGAGCGGCACGCCACCGTCCAGTTCCGGTTCGAAAACGAGAGCGTCGCCGCCCTGACCGCGAGCCGCCTCACTCAGGAGAAGGTCCGGAAACTGTCGGTTACCGCCATCTCCTGTCGGGTGAACGTCGACTTCATCAGTCAGACCGTCGAGATTCACCGGCGCTCGCTGCCCGAATACATCGAATCCGACGGCGACATCCGCTACCGTCACGAGAGCGTCGTCGAACGCCCCATCGTCGAGAACGGCGAACCGCTGAAGGCCGAACTCGAAGCGTTCATCGAGGCCGCCCGGGAGGGAACCGAACCCCTCGTCACCGCCGAGGACGCGATTCGCGTTCTCGAAATCGCCACGGATATCGAGGAAATGGCGCTGAAGCCCAAGCGGGTGGTCCAATGA